The proteins below come from a single Crossiella sp. CA-258035 genomic window:
- a CDS encoding DUF2268 domain-containing putative Zn-dependent protease (predicted Zn-dependent protease with a strongly conserved HExxH motif) yields MTITVLDTHTAMTGILRAPVADRSELLRAMLEPMAGMYRYFPGDVDLVAMHLASAGFPLDRDEQRCLDALDTLAAADAWPRLQRALDQALEVQLAATPELAVPDISVLFVLGDPGDANFMGPSLGVTGNGGISGYIVITLWPYPENLDRLEATVVHELNHNLRYRPGGVVWDPATVNVGEHLVSEGLADAFARQLHGDDLGHTRIGVPHLHDEAVFAKVVSGLEVTGMQNFAAWVHGDAIAAHYGATPVGLPTGAGYAVGNRLVDAYLAATGQTAAQALHAPSAEIIATALHRMS; encoded by the coding sequence ATGACGATCACCGTTCTCGACACCCACACCGCCATGACCGGCATCCTGCGGGCCCCGGTCGCCGACCGGTCCGAGCTGCTGCGCGCCATGCTCGAACCGATGGCGGGCATGTACCGCTACTTCCCGGGTGACGTCGACCTGGTCGCGATGCACCTGGCCTCGGCGGGCTTCCCGCTGGACCGCGACGAACAGCGCTGCCTGGACGCCCTGGACACCCTCGCCGCGGCCGACGCCTGGCCCCGCCTCCAGCGCGCCCTGGACCAGGCGCTGGAAGTCCAGCTGGCGGCCACCCCGGAGCTGGCGGTCCCGGACATCTCCGTGCTGTTCGTGCTCGGCGACCCCGGCGACGCCAACTTCATGGGGCCCAGCCTCGGCGTGACCGGCAACGGCGGCATCTCCGGCTACATCGTGATCACCCTGTGGCCGTACCCGGAGAACCTGGACCGCCTGGAAGCGACCGTGGTGCACGAGCTCAACCACAACCTCCGCTACCGCCCCGGCGGCGTGGTGTGGGACCCGGCCACGGTCAACGTCGGCGAGCACCTGGTCTCCGAGGGCCTGGCCGACGCCTTCGCCCGCCAGCTCCACGGAGACGACCTCGGCCACACCCGCATCGGCGTGCCGCACCTGCACGACGAGGCGGTCTTCGCCAAGGTCGTCTCCGGCCTGGAGGTCACCGGCATGCAGAACTTCGCCGCCTGGGTGCACGGCGACGCCATCGCGGCCCACTACGGCGCCACCCCGGTCGGCCTGCCCACCGGCGCCGGGTACGCCGTGGGCAACCGGCTGGTCGACGCCTACCTGGCCGCGACCGGCCAGACCGCGGCCCAGGCCCTGCACGCGCCGAGCGCGGAGATCATCGCCACCGCACTGCACCGGATGAGCTGA
- a CDS encoding DinB family protein, which produces MTAARVDLLLKQLDIAWSLFEHHLTGLDDTACLWEPAPDSWTVRPGADGRWHADWAEPEPDPAPTTTIGWVSWHIGFWWTTTHGHLFGDGAPDRAEITWPGTAESMIAWLTGLKDNWRAALLPLTDADLDSTERTRTLPWGGEFTLADIAGWVTVELTKNVAEIGQLRILHARSR; this is translated from the coding sequence ATGACTGCCGCCCGGGTCGACCTGCTGCTCAAGCAGCTCGACATCGCCTGGTCCCTGTTCGAGCACCACCTGACCGGGCTCGACGACACCGCCTGCCTGTGGGAGCCCGCGCCGGACAGCTGGACCGTCCGCCCCGGCGCCGACGGCCGCTGGCACGCCGACTGGGCGGAACCCGAGCCCGATCCCGCGCCGACCACCACCATCGGCTGGGTCAGCTGGCACATCGGCTTCTGGTGGACCACCACGCACGGCCACCTCTTCGGCGACGGCGCCCCGGACCGCGCGGAGATCACCTGGCCGGGCACCGCCGAGTCCATGATCGCCTGGCTGACCGGTCTCAAGGACAACTGGCGGGCCGCCCTGCTGCCGCTGACCGACGCCGACCTGGACTCCACCGAACGCACCCGCACCCTGCCCTGGGGCGGGGAGTTCACCCTGGCTGACATCGCGGGCTGGGTGACGGTCGAGCTGACCAAGAACGTCGCCGAGATCGGCCAGCTCCGCATCCTGCACGCCCGGAGCCGCTGA
- a CDS encoding DUF1772 domain-containing protein, which translates to MDRARLACLVSIGYVWIAMTAFGGVLVETVLLYPNIFRDPPASLAESMGFFRVVGPGDVFRPLGMATVAAAVLAAITLWRRPRARWWFLASLLVLALGEGLFSVLYLHPRNTIMFTEGLAVHSAEFLRQTAAEFIFGHYFRVAATALTAALAFTGLVRLLRTRSVA; encoded by the coding sequence ATGGACCGCGCCCGGCTCGCCTGCCTCGTCTCCATCGGCTACGTGTGGATCGCCATGACCGCTTTCGGTGGCGTGCTGGTGGAGACCGTCCTGTTGTACCCCAACATCTTCCGCGACCCACCGGCCTCGCTGGCCGAGTCGATGGGGTTCTTCCGGGTGGTCGGGCCGGGCGATGTCTTCCGGCCGCTGGGCATGGCCACGGTGGCCGCCGCGGTGCTGGCCGCAATCACGCTGTGGCGGCGGCCGCGGGCGCGCTGGTGGTTCCTGGCCAGCCTGCTCGTGCTGGCGCTGGGGGAGGGCCTGTTCTCGGTGCTGTACCTCCACCCGCGCAACACGATCATGTTCACCGAGGGCCTGGCCGTGCACTCCGCGGAGTTCCTGCGCCAGACCGCCGCGGAGTTCATCTTCGGCCACTACTTCCGGGTCGCCGCCACCGCGCTCACCGCGGCCCTGGCCTTCACCGGCCTGGTCCGCCTGCTGCGCACCCGGTCCGTGGCGTGA
- a CDS encoding sensor histidine kinase — protein sequence MLSSRPRLADALLAALVLLAVGAAITANLGRTAPPPPLAYAFALLFAGVLFLRRRHPVPVLLLSATALIAYYVLDLPAIGLAVPLAAPLYSAAEAGRTRWAGGVGVAVLVVSTVARLDEGDDPGYVLGLDLGVSAALFAAVIAFGDAVRSRRGWRAAAALDREREAAARVEQERLRIARDLHDLLAHTVAVISLHTDVARETLREDPDRAERSLTAVRTACSEVVQELRATLGALRAGESDPVPGLDRLPELVDAATTAGLTVTVRAEGEPAALPAVADATAYRVTQESLSNIRRHANARTVEITLSYRPDELRLSVRDDGVGPPGPASPAANGGWGIMGMRERLALLGGALHTSTPSGGGFLVQAHIPLRARP from the coding sequence ATGCTGAGCAGCCGCCCCCGGCTCGCCGACGCCCTGCTGGCGGCCCTGGTGCTGCTGGCGGTGGGCGCGGCGATCACCGCCAACCTCGGCCGCACCGCTCCGCCGCCCCCGCTGGCCTACGCCTTCGCGCTGCTGTTCGCCGGGGTGCTGTTCCTGCGCCGCCGGCACCCGGTCCCGGTGCTGCTGCTCAGCGCCACCGCGCTGATCGCCTACTACGTGCTCGACCTGCCCGCCATCGGCCTGGCCGTGCCACTGGCCGCCCCGCTCTACTCCGCCGCCGAGGCCGGCCGCACCCGCTGGGCCGGCGGGGTGGGCGTGGCGGTGCTGGTGGTCTCCACGGTGGCCCGCCTGGACGAGGGCGACGACCCCGGCTACGTGCTCGGCCTGGACCTGGGCGTCTCGGCCGCGCTGTTCGCCGCGGTGATCGCCTTCGGCGACGCGGTCCGCTCCCGCCGCGGCTGGCGCGCGGCCGCCGCACTGGACCGCGAACGCGAAGCCGCCGCCCGGGTGGAGCAGGAACGCCTGCGCATCGCCCGCGACCTGCACGACCTGCTCGCGCACACGGTCGCGGTGATCTCCCTGCACACCGACGTGGCCAGGGAGACCCTGCGTGAGGACCCCGACCGCGCCGAACGCTCCCTCACCGCCGTCCGCACCGCGTGCAGCGAGGTGGTGCAGGAGCTCCGCGCCACCCTCGGCGCGCTGCGCGCGGGCGAGAGCGACCCGGTGCCCGGCCTGGACCGCCTCCCCGAGCTCGTCGACGCCGCCACCACCGCGGGCCTGACCGTCACCGTGCGCGCCGAAGGCGAACCGGCCGCACTGCCCGCCGTGGCCGACGCCACCGCCTACCGGGTGACCCAGGAGTCGCTGAGCAACATCCGCCGCCACGCCAACGCCCGCACCGTCGAGATCACCTTGTCCTACCGCCCGGACGAGCTGCGCCTGTCCGTCCGCGACGACGGAGTTGGCCCGCCCGGTCCCGCCAGCCCCGCCGCCAACGGTGGCTGGGGCATCATGGGCATGCGCGAACGCCTGGCCCTGCTCGGCGGCGCCCTGCACACCAGCACGCCCAGCGGCGGAGGATTCTTGGTCCAGGCACACATCCCGCTGCGGGCCCGCCCATGA
- a CDS encoding response regulator transcription factor: MIRIALVDDQYLVREGLRALLDRAEDITVVGEADNGESGLALVRRERPDVVLMDIRMPGTDGLTATREIVADPALREVRVIVLTTFDTDEHILAAVRAGASGFLLKDTGPDELRNAVRIVAGGDALLSPAVTRRVMHAAATSPPRADLRRLAVLTDREREVLATVGAGRSNDEIAALLHISPATARTHVSRLLTKLHARDRAQLVVLAYETGLITPGGQ, encoded by the coding sequence ATGATCCGCATCGCCCTGGTCGACGACCAGTACCTGGTCCGCGAGGGCCTGCGCGCGCTGCTCGACCGCGCCGAGGACATCACCGTGGTCGGCGAGGCCGACAACGGCGAGTCCGGCCTCGCGCTGGTCCGCCGGGAACGCCCGGACGTGGTGCTGATGGACATCCGCATGCCCGGCACCGACGGCCTGACCGCCACCCGGGAGATCGTCGCCGACCCCGCGCTGCGCGAGGTCCGGGTGATCGTGCTGACCACCTTCGACACCGACGAGCACATCCTGGCCGCAGTCCGCGCCGGCGCCTCCGGCTTCCTGCTCAAGGACACCGGCCCGGACGAGCTGCGCAACGCGGTGCGCATCGTGGCAGGCGGCGACGCGCTGCTGTCCCCGGCGGTCACCCGCAGGGTCATGCACGCCGCCGCCACCAGCCCGCCCCGCGCCGACCTGCGGCGGCTGGCCGTGCTCACCGACCGCGAACGGGAGGTGCTGGCCACGGTCGGCGCGGGCCGCTCCAACGACGAGATCGCCGCCCTGCTGCACATCAGCCCGGCCACCGCCCGCACCCACGTGAGCAGGCTGCTGACCAAACTGCACGCCCGCGACCGCGCCCAGCTGGTGGTGCTGGCCTACGAGACCGGCCTGATCACCCCGGGCGGCCAGTAG
- a CDS encoding NADP-dependent oxidoreductase, which yields MIRLDQVPVPQPGVGEVLVAVVATSFNPTEIAVRAGVFPVPLPFALGWDVAGVVTGLGDGVSEFAVGDAVVGWVDGGAASEFVVAPVERLVAAPGSMPLAHAAGIPLAGLTAMQAVAAAGVAAGQRVLVNGAGGGIGGFAVQLARRAGAHVIATASARSAEAVRQLGADEVVDYTTAVFDEPVDVVLNVVPVSAAEGLRLAGLARVFVSVATPVVAANASHVVARPDRAQLAELVGLVRVEVSAVRTLAGTAEVHRLSEAGAVRGKVLLTTGRPG from the coding sequence GTGATCAGGCTGGACCAGGTGCCGGTGCCGCAGCCGGGGGTGGGCGAGGTGCTGGTGGCGGTGGTGGCCACCTCGTTCAACCCGACCGAGATCGCGGTGCGGGCCGGGGTGTTCCCGGTGCCGCTGCCGTTCGCGCTGGGCTGGGATGTGGCCGGGGTGGTCACCGGGCTCGGGGACGGGGTGTCGGAGTTCGCCGTTGGGGACGCGGTGGTCGGGTGGGTGGATGGCGGGGCGGCCTCGGAGTTCGTGGTCGCGCCGGTGGAACGGCTGGTGGCGGCGCCCGGGTCGATGCCGTTGGCGCATGCGGCGGGGATTCCGCTGGCGGGGTTGACCGCGATGCAGGCGGTCGCGGCGGCGGGGGTGGCGGCCGGGCAGCGGGTGCTGGTCAACGGGGCCGGGGGTGGGATCGGCGGGTTCGCGGTGCAGCTGGCCAGGCGGGCCGGGGCGCACGTGATCGCCACGGCCAGTGCGCGGAGTGCGGAGGCGGTGCGGCAGCTGGGGGCTGACGAGGTGGTCGACTACACCACCGCCGTCTTTGACGAGCCGGTGGACGTGGTGCTCAACGTGGTGCCGGTCAGCGCGGCGGAGGGGTTGCGGCTGGCCGGGTTGGCGCGGGTGTTCGTGTCGGTGGCCACGCCGGTGGTGGCGGCGAATGCCAGCCATGTGGTGGCGCGGCCTGATCGTGCGCAGCTGGCGGAGCTGGTCGGGCTGGTGCGGGTGGAGGTCAGTGCGGTGCGGACGCTGGCCGGCACGGCTGAGGTGCACCGGCTCAGTGAAGCGGGCGCGGTGCGCGGCAAGGTGTTGCTGACTACTGGCCGCCCGGGGTGA
- a CDS encoding AraC family transcriptional regulator has product MDLLSDVLTVLRTGNPRSAHVTWHGNWRQDYAEVPGAAGFHVVLQGECTLRAPTELHLAKGDILFLPTSPNHTLTANSPADAPVPPSLAAHMPGPASASPSPAANAPGPAPGPPDHPAHAMPAPADTSARHVRATTPGPGPITTVTLCGAYELTPARTHPLLRTLPATVHLPVATQPPELTAARTLLARELTSPGQGTDALIPALLDTLFVYLLRGCLTATGTGWSAALRDPATAAALQAMHDNPAHPWTVAKLAAEAGLSRAPFARRFTTLVGQPPLTYLTWWRMTTAARLLRETADPVGVIAARVGYLSEFALATAFKRAFGQPPGRYRRR; this is encoded by the coding sequence GTGGACCTGCTCAGCGACGTGCTCACCGTGCTCCGCACCGGCAACCCCCGCTCCGCCCACGTGACCTGGCACGGCAACTGGCGCCAGGACTACGCCGAGGTCCCGGGCGCCGCGGGCTTCCACGTGGTGCTCCAGGGCGAGTGCACGCTGCGCGCACCCACTGAGCTGCACCTGGCCAAGGGCGACATCCTGTTCCTCCCCACCAGCCCCAACCACACCCTGACCGCCAACTCGCCCGCCGACGCCCCCGTGCCGCCCAGCCTCGCCGCCCACATGCCCGGCCCAGCCTCCGCTTCGCCCAGCCCTGCCGCGAACGCGCCCGGCCCCGCCCCCGGTCCGCCCGACCACCCGGCCCACGCCATGCCCGCACCCGCCGACACCTCCGCCCGTCACGTCCGCGCCACCACCCCCGGCCCCGGCCCGATCACCACCGTCACCCTCTGCGGCGCCTACGAGCTCACCCCCGCCCGCACCCACCCCCTCCTGCGCACCCTCCCCGCCACCGTCCACCTCCCCGTCGCGACCCAGCCCCCCGAGCTGACCGCCGCCCGCACCCTGCTCGCCCGCGAGCTGACCAGCCCCGGCCAGGGCACCGACGCCCTGATCCCCGCCCTCCTGGACACCCTGTTCGTCTACCTGCTCCGCGGCTGCCTGACCGCCACCGGCACCGGCTGGTCCGCCGCCCTGCGTGACCCGGCTACCGCCGCCGCGCTCCAGGCCATGCACGACAACCCGGCCCACCCGTGGACCGTGGCCAAGCTCGCCGCCGAGGCCGGCCTCTCCCGCGCGCCCTTCGCCCGCCGCTTCACCACCCTGGTCGGCCAGCCCCCGCTGACCTACCTCACCTGGTGGCGGATGACCACCGCCGCCCGCCTGCTGCGCGAGACCGCCGACCCGGTGGGCGTCATCGCGGCCAGGGTCGGCTACCTCTCCGAGTTCGCCCTCGCCACCGCGTTCAAGCGCGCCTTCGGCCAGCCGCCAGGCCGGTACCGGCGGCGCTAG
- a CDS encoding ABATE domain-containing protein, translating into MVEFPLTGEQLALDLLNTRPHLGGEPVDLLAMPEGLREWLAVQSGRLSAPPDTEAVREAVFAARELAAAAVLALRHGQEPPAEVLPGLTELQRAAPVHQELSWDGGVVVRRVRSGSAAQRVGAELAEAVAELIAGPVAEVRECESEDCVLLFLPAHPRRRWCSAQRCGNRARVARYYQRHKG; encoded by the coding sequence ATGGTGGAGTTCCCGTTGACCGGTGAGCAGCTGGCGTTGGACCTGCTCAACACGCGTCCACACCTCGGCGGCGAGCCGGTGGACCTGCTGGCCATGCCGGAGGGACTGCGTGAGTGGCTGGCCGTGCAGTCCGGCCGGTTGTCCGCGCCCCCGGACACCGAGGCGGTGCGCGAGGCGGTGTTCGCGGCGCGCGAGCTGGCGGCGGCCGCGGTGCTGGCGCTGCGGCACGGGCAGGAGCCGCCGGCGGAGGTGCTGCCGGGACTGACCGAGTTGCAGCGCGCCGCGCCGGTGCACCAGGAGCTGAGCTGGGACGGCGGGGTGGTGGTGCGCCGGGTCCGGTCAGGTTCGGCCGCGCAGCGGGTGGGGGCGGAGCTGGCCGAGGCAGTGGCGGAGCTGATCGCGGGGCCGGTGGCCGAGGTGCGGGAGTGCGAGAGCGAGGACTGCGTGCTGCTGTTCCTGCCCGCGCATCCGCGGCGGCGGTGGTGCTCGGCGCAGCGCTGCGGCAACCGGGCCCGGGTGGCGCGCTACTACCAGCGGCACAAGGGCTAG
- a CDS encoding alpha/beta hydrolase → MTALTLPRITHRHVEVDGLRIFYREAGPAEAPTLLLLHGFPTASHQFRRLFEALGSDYHLVAPDLPGFGHSDTPDPAEFAYTFDRLAEVITGFVDALDLRRYALYLFDYGAPVGFRLAEARPERVAGLVVQNGNAYHEGISALFQQVIDLRPEQPGAEELLLREVSSGSLDLQYLTGVRDRSLVDPDSPALDQRLLDLPRHQRVQVQLMFDYHRNLERYPDWQHWLRTHTPPTLIAWGRNDPFFTESGAHAYLRDLPGAELHLFDTGHFALEERLQEIAALIAEFLDKL, encoded by the coding sequence ATGACCGCGCTGACCCTGCCCCGGATCACCCACCGGCACGTCGAGGTGGACGGACTGCGGATCTTCTACCGGGAGGCCGGCCCGGCCGAGGCCCCCACCTTGCTGCTGCTGCACGGTTTCCCGACCGCCTCGCACCAGTTCCGCCGCCTGTTCGAGGCCCTCGGCTCCGACTACCACCTGGTCGCCCCCGACCTGCCCGGCTTCGGCCACAGCGACACCCCGGACCCGGCCGAGTTCGCCTACACCTTCGACCGCCTCGCCGAGGTGATCACCGGCTTCGTGGACGCACTCGACCTGCGCCGCTACGCCCTCTACCTCTTCGACTACGGCGCGCCGGTCGGCTTCCGCCTCGCCGAGGCCAGGCCGGAGCGGGTCGCCGGGCTCGTGGTGCAGAACGGCAACGCCTACCACGAGGGCATCTCCGCGCTGTTCCAGCAGGTCATCGACCTGCGCCCGGAGCAGCCCGGCGCCGAGGAACTCCTGCTGCGCGAGGTCTCCAGCGGCTCGCTGGACCTGCAGTACCTCACCGGCGTGCGCGACCGCTCACTGGTCGACCCGGACAGCCCCGCCCTGGACCAGCGGCTGCTCGACCTGCCGCGGCACCAGCGGGTCCAGGTCCAGCTGATGTTCGACTACCACCGCAACCTGGAGCGCTACCCGGACTGGCAGCACTGGCTGCGCACGCACACCCCGCCCACGCTGATCGCCTGGGGCCGGAACGACCCGTTCTTCACCGAGTCCGGCGCGCACGCCTACCTCCGCGATCTCCCCGGGGCCGAACTGCACCTCTTCGACACCGGCCACTTCGCCCTGGAGGAGCGGCTGCAGGAGATCGCGGCCCTGATCGCGGAGTTCTTGGACAAGCTCTGA
- a CDS encoding EXLDI protein, with translation MPNKTIYVSGDDLELFARAQELAGGSLSAAIVAALRRYVDMEEGRAAGFDEVVVKVGPGVGRKVRFSGVLLGEWGNASDQRVEVYRVYRSRTGKFVLHIDRSPEWTAGEPGTEGSGPAEGWRGLIGMGQNQSWSSFLGLSEQTWGFNQGEATLEVVETVTELQAKIPAELYSLIARAAEQPPVEDLDI, from the coding sequence GTGCCGAACAAGACGATCTACGTTTCCGGTGATGACCTGGAACTGTTCGCCCGCGCGCAGGAGCTCGCCGGGGGCAGTCTCTCCGCCGCGATCGTGGCCGCGCTGCGCCGGTACGTGGACATGGAAGAGGGCAGGGCCGCCGGCTTCGACGAGGTCGTGGTCAAGGTCGGGCCCGGGGTCGGCCGCAAGGTGCGCTTCTCCGGCGTGCTGCTCGGCGAGTGGGGCAACGCCAGTGACCAACGGGTCGAGGTGTACCGGGTCTACCGCTCGCGCACCGGCAAGTTCGTGCTGCACATCGACCGCTCGCCGGAGTGGACCGCAGGCGAGCCCGGCACCGAGGGCAGTGGACCGGCCGAGGGCTGGCGCGGCCTGATCGGCATGGGGCAGAACCAGAGCTGGTCCAGCTTCCTCGGCCTCAGCGAGCAGACCTGGGGCTTCAACCAGGGCGAGGCCACCCTTGAGGTGGTCGAGACCGTGACCGAGTTGCAGGCCAAGATCCCGGCCGAGCTCTACAGCCTGATCGCCAGGGCCGCCGAACAGCCGCCCGTCGAGGACCTCGACATCTGA